DNA from Eucalyptus grandis isolate ANBG69807.140 chromosome 5, ASM1654582v1, whole genome shotgun sequence:
ACGGGGTCGGTGATTGGTACGTCATCTTGGCGAAAACGGCACCTTACAAAATGTGCGGGATCAGTGATTGGTATGTTGTCTTGGCAAAAACAGCGCCTGAGGGAATGCACATGGCTTGGTGactatttatatattatttggaaTATTATATAGTATGGATGGGAATGACCAAGAGATGGTCcaactgacatgtaatcaattaagtcgattgatcaatacTTTGATctgatgtcgtgaattgattcaattaaaatgACCGAGAAATGGTCggattgacatgtaattgactaggtcaatttgatcgatgttttgatttgttgtgattgtttgggtgcctatttgaattgtactgacttgtaggtagaaactaaggccaaggtaagtcctctgacctgtGTGTGCTTAAGCAGCCcatagtgtattggtttactaatcgggtcttaatGGGTATAACTCattgagacgttgtctcattggttattatataaccatttcaggCTCGTATATGGTAGTACCTCTACCTCCTCCCATGTGTTTTGGTTTACCGGAGGAAATCATCGAACATAAGTTCCATGCATTGATGCCGGGGAACATCGAAGGATTGGAGTACATAATGGTGAAATCCATTatctgggttgatgtgggtaaACCCCAGAAGGTGCCCCATCAATACCAGGCATGGTATCGATACTATAGCGATGGGTGAAGGGTGGGCTCGGTACTGGAATTTGAGGTGCCTAGGTATGCTTTGGAAGTAGTGTATGGAGAGGGCATTGCAGAACCCAGAGGTGGAGAGGTGATTGACCCTGTGACTCCCGATCTTGAAGGCCCAGTATCACCTGAGTATGCTGCAATAGGCTCCAACGGGAACGTGGAAGGAGGAGAGTTTGTCGAGCAGGAAGAGAACCCATATGAGGACTCAGCGAAATACTAAAACCCCACCCCTGTCTTTAGATTTCTTTGTTAAACAAGCTTGAGTAAGACCGGACTTAGTAGTTGatcttgtatatatttgcataaTGAatagcaatgtatataagtgtgtggGTGTTTACGGTTTCAAGTTTTTAATCCTACTATtatatcccattgttttattgtctagggattctATTTTATGCTTCCCCATGCGCATATGTAATGAGAGGCTCAGCAatgcgtcctgggacatcgctattaatcgaccaggtgagggatgggcacgtgttTGAGAATTGGGGTGTGACACAAATAAATCTATTTTGCCCCCTTAGTCCCATAATAGGACAAAGCAAATATCTAGTTTCCTAGATACTCAAAAACACCCGCCAATTATAGCCTAACCCAAGATTGACTCACATTCAAAGATAGGTCAAATAACATATCAAGTTCCAATCTCAAAACCGATAATGCCAACCACAAATAGGCATCAAATCCAGGAATTTGCCCAAATTATAAATCTAATTTGTGCCTTACTCTATTTCAGCTTGAGGGGGATAAATCGATCTCCAGTGCCACGTCTGTTCACAAGTCATCATCCTTTTTCCACGTCGCATTTTTTTGAGGTCTCTACTTAggaaaaacaaatttagaagCGTGATAAATCCTTTTAGAAATCCAAGCTGTCATACACAATCTTAATCCACATCGATCTCTCTCAGGTACAAGTATAAATAGGGCCTGCTTCTTTTCAAATGCCACACGGTTCGAACGCATACCGGCGAATTCTCTCCCCTTCTGGTCAATCCTGAAAAGCTGCCGTTTGCTCCTTACCTTGAATTTGCAGAAAATGGCAGATCAGACCAGTGGGAGCAATGGAGACGGTGAAGTTGTCTTGGAAATAAGAGACAATTCCAGAATCAAGCAAGAGATCAAATGCATGATGttctcttttccctttattCAAAAGGTTACTTTCGTTCTAATGGAGACTCTTTTTCCCCCCAAACCCTACCTTCTcgtctccttttttgttttttactttctttttcgcGTGTTCacttaaaatataaatgttCATCAAGAATCTTTTGAGGTGCACATATTGTGTACTGCACTGCCATGGCAGTTAGACTCCTCAAACTTATAATAATATGCAGAGAATTTAGGACTTTCGGTACGAAAAGGTTTGATCCCAAATTACTCAAAATGTTGCAGTTGATCGCGGAGGTCTTTGGGACGTACTTCTTGATATTCGCCGGTTGCGGGTCGGTGGCGGTGAACTTGGACAACGAAAAGGTGGTGACGCTTCCAGGGATATCGATGGTGTGGGGTTTGGCGGTGATGGTGTTGGTGTACTCGGTCGGGCACATCTCCGGCGCCCATTTCAACCCGGCCGTCACCATTGCTTTCGCCACCTGCAGGAGGTTTCCATGGAATGAGGTGCGATCATATCTCTTCGGAAGTCCAAGCTCCTAACTATTTTTGTCAATCTTCCTTTTAAAATAGGTGAACCataatgcaaaacaatttggGATCAATATCTATTGGCTATTTCAACTGTTATGACAATCATGAAATACATTATTTTGCATTGATTATTGCAACAATTTTGTAAGGGCTCGATTTATAAATATCAAGCCGGTTGGTTTAATTTGTTCTTTACCAACCCCTCTTTCATTTGCCTAAATATAAAACCTCAAACTACAATCCAACATATATTCCGAAACAAGACATTCGCTcccctccttccttcctttgctGTGTTTTCCATATAATTTTGTTGTATGTATTTCCTCTATTATCAAGTACAAACCTTAAAGGATAGCCGCTAAATAGTTCCTTGAATAATGTTTGCACAATTCGGacagtttgatttattttaatcaATCTGAGTCACATGTGTAGAATATAAAACATCcttttaactttaaaaaaaaaggaaaaaaaatataaaagtaaataTATCCAAATTCCACTTGTCGGATATAGGCCTATCTGGAAAACTTGGGTTTGATCACATGATGCTAAGCAGCCACCGATTTTAGACCTTTACGGATCCAACTTTTTCAATCAAAGATTTATATAGATCTCTTGTGGGTTCATTCGTTtgcaatctcatttttcctttctaaatCTTGATCGGCAAAAGCATTAGTTTAAGCAATTaacggagatttttttttttaattttttttgctaagCTAAACTTTCCTCTTGGCTGCATTTTGTTCTTGGCGTGTAGGTGCTTCCCTATATAACGGCGCAAGTTATTGGATCGACATTGGCGTGCGGGACGCTGCGGTTGCTCTTCACCGGAAAGCTCAATCATTTCGTGGGGACACAACCGGCCGGTTCGGATGTGCAAGCGTTCGTCTTTGAGTTCATCATCACTTTTTACCTCATGTTCATCGTCTCCGGCGTTGGCACGGACAATAGAGCAGTGAGTTCTaacttctttctttgaattacCTGCTGTTTATTGGGGAAATTTCAATGGACATTCCTGGACAAGTAAAATTTAATGCACAATCCCTTCAAGAAGTGGCCAGATATGAAAATCTTAAAGAAACAGATAAGATTAGTTAGAAATTACGTGAAATTCTCATCgacatggaaaataataaatgcatTTTGCACATAGTACCTAGAGGCCAGAAGACAGCGGCCCCTACCAGCAATGCCAGGCTATCCTAACAAAAGGGTCAACCCACTTCTAAGTTCTTACAAGGCTAGTCAGTTGTGTTCATGtgtcatatttgaattttataatcaaATAGAGATTCGTGTCATAGGAAGACGTAATACTTTTGTTAATTGTGCTGTACAACTTATTATGCTAAATTCGTGTATGCTTCTGGAGTTCGCCGAATAATCATGTTAACGTGTCGGACATAGTTGCTCTTCAAGGGATATGAAGAAGATTTTGACGAGCAAGAGGTGATACTCGGAAAGTATAGACATCCTTAACATCATCCTAAGCAAATGGGACattattgaatgaggaaaaagattcattttaaatattaatcgaagctaatattagttaattaatgtTTTGCGATTGGTGCAGATAGGAGAATTCGCCGGTCTTGCTGTCGGTGCAACCGTCTTGCTCAACGTGTTGTTTGCAGGgtaatgatttcttcttcttatttgaccatgattatttaaattattatattgcgTAAACCGTCTCGATattaaaattactatttttgGGCGGCACAAAATAAGAAGCTTTTTGCTATGATATTCTAACaaatagaataaaagaatatttacaatgtaaaaaatgtaaaatttgcaACGTCCTTAATCAAGTAAGATGAATAGTATGTGATTGACTACATCTTTTAAATAAACAATTTCATAACATATGgcttttatcttataatatgtTGCTGTTCCAAATAATTATTTAAGTATTAAAGGTACATCTTTAACGAAAATGCCATCCTCAACCTTTTCTCAAGTAACTCTTCCGCCGTCAATTTAAAAGAAAGTTATCTGAATAACGGGtatcatttttccaaataattggCTGTCAACCTTTCTTTTGCTACGACACAAAGTATGAATTTGGGCAGAAATTAGGGATTCCGTGATGattattttatgattatttttctttcatctgaTGGTGGTTTAGGCCAATAACGGGAGCATCAATGAACCCGGCAAGGAGCTTGGGTCCGGCGATAGTGTCTCATCATTACGCCAAGCTGTGGATCTACATCGTGGCACCAATAGTCGGGGCAATTTCTGGGGCATGGGTCTACAACCTGATGCGGTTCACCGACAAGCCCATCCGAGAAATCACCGGGTCGTTCCTCCGGAGCTCCGCTTGAACCCCTTCTCTCTTTGACTCAACATTGAAGTCAAactcctttttttgttctccttttctctctcttgattttgttcttgaTGTACGCATCCATAGTGTAAAGGGTTTAGTTTTCcaaattcaattgatggtttGTTTTGTTCCCTCTCcctgtctctctttctctctctgtctctcttgtTTTTTATACTTGGAAGAGAGCTTCTTTGATTGTGAACGTTGATGGGTAGGTTACGAAAATAAATATCTTTACACATGGTAAGAATGAATTAACTTTCATGtaatgtggtaaaaaaataagatCTTAGAAGAATATAAAATCGGTGACTTGTAGAAGACcgaaaaaattattcaatcagTTCTAAATAAGGATATGAAAATATACCAAATTGGACCGAAAATCGCTAGAAACAGAACAAATTGGTTCCAGGTATGAAACCACCCACCTAGACTGGACTGGTGTGTgcatattaatttttatgttttaaaaaCTCTAATTCTGTAATTACTAATTCTAGCTCTCACGCTCCTTAGCCCTTGCCTCTCTAAAAGAACCCTAATTCCTTTCATCTCTCTCGCAGTcttgctctctccctctctctcgcggcTTGCACTCATGCTTTCTCCCGCAGCTCGTGAGTCGTTTTGCCCGATCTAATTTTCTCATTCAAGCCCGTATAATACATTTAATCCTTTCCGCAATCTCCTATTTcactaaaaagaagaaaaaaaatgtctagagacatttctctttcctttgtgtTGGTGCGTTGTACCTCATGCTTCAAGATGCAAATTACAATCTACGGGATTGGGAGAAAGTCTCGATTGCACGCAACTTTCATAGAGGAAGAAACCTTCCATTCTAAGGGGTCATTCCGCTAGGCTCAAAGTTAGGCATGCAGAAAGATGTTGTGCAACTGAAGCAACACATCGCTCAAgtgttgaaatagaaattcggtaccgaaaaagagaaatagaaatttggtACCGAAAAAGAGGCCGAGGGAGACTACAACTACataattttgcaaatgttttcattttgcttcataAAATCTCAGAAAAAGACCTCCGGATAAAGTCTTGGGAAACATCTTATGAGGTCTTTACACAAACATATTAAGAGAAGTCCATAAATGTTCATCTTGGCAATGTGATGCACACGTAAAGATAAAAACTTACGTCTTCTGTCGTGGAATGGAGGACTGTTATGTCGTGGCTGATCTCTTGTCTACAGTTTCGAGACAAGAGACAATGATCTTTGAGGACATTGTAGGAGGACGAAGAACGTACCTTTTGACTTTGCATTGGACTACGATGAATCAAGCCGTATGCTTGCGAGTATGAGAGATGGGTAATTTCAATAATCATCTCTTCTCAAATAAGTTCAAATCAGAGCAAAATCAGTAAGGACCACAATGAGCCAAGCAAAATCAATGCTTGCCAAAATGAACCCGTGAGTTGGCACCGACTTCAACTACTCCGTCGAACCGTACTCAGGTGGCGACCAAGAGGACATTGGTGAACCCAAAGCCGAAGGGGTGACCACTGAGATGGCCATGTTCGGTCACAATCTAGGGCCTCAAGAAGGAGTTGGTCTCCAAGTTCTCTCGCTTGAGCTCTTTCGCAGCCTTGCTGAATTTCTCGAGGCACTCTTTGCAAAAAACAAGCTGGTGCATGACGTGCTCCAGATTGCAGGACTTGCACCACATGAACTCGCTCGATGACTCGGTCTCATCTGGAAGAAGTGCGCCCAGTCCCGGCATTTTGCCTAGTGAACCAGAGTCGATGACTAGTCAGTGGGGTTCAAGAGAGCTACATCACTTGCAAAACCTCTCGAATGCGTGGTGGAGTTTTGGGTTGTTTTTGGCCATTGTGTTTTGGTTGTGGGTTTGTTTCTCGGATCTGGAATGATCCTCTAGCGTTAGTTTTGAAGGGGATGATCACCGTGGCCGGTCAATACTTGGAAGCAAATCGATTTACGAGAGCAAAGAAGAGGGAGGGGCATTACTAGTCACTCGGGAAAAATCCAGCGCCATTCACCTCACAGTTATGTCCATGTCCCAGTCCAAAACCCGTTCCCCGAGCTACCCCAGTACTTGACGAATTGATCTACGGAGTTGCCCGCAACAATTTAAGGAGAGAAATTGGTTTCGGATCAGATATGcaccactaaatttatattgcgAAAAATGGATAAAAACTACATAAATAAGTCAATTTGAGTATGATGGACTATTTTCGACCTGACTTACTCATTTGATGGGTCTATCTATCATTTTCAgttcattaaattgaaaaaacttttgaaaacttttcatGTGTTTTTTAcacaaatttggccaaattttgacTGAGTATGATATTTCCATTTGATGTCCCGTTGACTCAATTATTACACTTGTGGAAAGCCCCAGATAGtcaaattgggaaaaatattcgtgtgaatttttttacaaatttgacCAAGGTTTGACTGGACATAACTTTTCCGTCTGATGTGCCTTTGACTTCGCTTACAAAAGCCAGTGActtcaattatcaaatttaatttcatggACGTAGATTTTagaagaattttgaatttcattttactaaatattttaaacaaaggtatttgtaccaatttttttattgatataatGACTATGTTCcttaaaacataattttttttttcaatttctatttaatttgtttaagatAATATAGATTTTGAGGTAAAAGAAGTGCCGGTcatgatttttataatatatcaaCGTCAAGCTCTGAGAAGGAGCTGCGTTATTTAGAATATTTGTCGCATAGTTTAAAGTGAATTGAACAAATTGCGACattttcaatgtttttttttttttggtcgataaaaGGTTGTATTTATATAGTAAAAAGAGTACAACCAGATGCTATAGCATCTGCATACACGAGATCCTACAAAATAAAAGGAGGAAATACATTCCAATTGTGGACCGGTTCAGATTTGCCGTGGGCTTTCGCAACCCAATCTGCTACACCATTAGCCTCCCGTCTACAGTGTCGAAGGTGGAGATTAGGGTAAAGGGACAATAAACCGTCGACTTTAGCGAACAGGGCTCTTTCTTCCCACGGTGGCGATCTCCATTTTGTGACGATTTCAATCATTCGGAGGCAATCTGATTCGATCAGCATATGCTCTTTGTGAAGCCCTTGGTGCAGTAGATGATGAAGTGTCGAGATAAGCGCTTGAATCTCTGCTTGAAAAGCTGAAGTAGCTAGGAATCTTCGTGTAAAAACATCGGTAAGTATTCCTTGATGATTTCAACAAACACATGCCATGGTGCCTTCATTACTTCCAAGTTGAAAAGCTTCGTCAATGTTGCATTTTAATATGCCATAATCAGGAGGTCTCCACAACTGAGCAGGGCTGAGGACAATTAGATCTGATCGGTGAAGATTGGGGTCGGAGATTTGATGGATCCGGGTCTGTGTGATGGCGTCCTCCACTGCAAGGCTTGGATTTGGTCACTGACGGCGGAATATGTAGCTATTGCGCATACACCATATCTGCCATAACACATTGGCTATCGTTTCCAATCCAGGTAAGGGATTCGAAATTGTTACCCTTTCTGTTATCCATGCATCAAGACGCTGCAGCGAGTGAGGTGAGATCTGGACATTGATCTGAGGATGGCGCCAAACTTCTCTGGTCCatgtacaaaagaaaaacaggtgCTCTATAGTTTCTGGCATGTCTTGATTGCATAGACTACATATAGGATCAAGGGTAATATGTCTGTGAAATAGGTTGGCCTTGGTTGCAAGTGCATTTTGGCATGCTGTCCATAGAAATGTGCGAACCTTGGGTGCTGTTTTTATATTCCATATTATTCGCCATAAAATTCTGGGGTTTTGGTGAGAAGTCGAGGCAGGTGGATTGGTTGGTGTGGTTACTGTTTTGGTGAGTCGATGGTAATTACTTTTAATTGTATAACGACCAGTAGTAGTGGCCGTCCAGACGAGCTGATCAGTAGCATGTAAAGGACAAACAGGAATTGTAAGAATTTCTGCACTGACCTATTCATCAAAAAGTTGTTTAATAAGAGGGGAGTTCCAGGTGTGGTGGATATGATCAATAAGAACGGCCACCAAAACTGGTTCTTCTCGTGCTGCTGGTCCTCCTATTATTCCCATAGGTAACCACCTGACATTCGGAAGAATGGCTTCTCTCCCAATCAAAAGGCTCTACCATCCCTAGGATCGACGAGTCCCTTTTTCTACTGACTGAAAATCGTTTGATTTGAAATACAGCCCTTTAAATAGTTGACTCCACATAGATTGAGGTTTATGAAGTAAATGCCAAGCTTGCTTACCAAGCATTGCCCTGTTAAAATTAATAAGGTCTCGAAATCCCATACCTCCATTATCTTTGCTTGATTTTAGAACTGCCCATTTTTGCCAGTGAATGCTTGCCTTAGTCTTGTCATTGCTCCACCAAAATGCTGAAATTCTCTGTTCTATTAATCTACAAAGAGATAGGGGAAGCTTGAAGATCGACATGACATATTGTGATAAAGcctgtacaatagatttaagtaGGATTTCCTTTCCACTctttgaaagtaatatttctttcCAACCCTCTAACTTAGCATTAACTCTCCCCAATATTCAAGAAAACATCTCTCACTTTGATCGACCCCAGTCTGAAGGAATTCCCAAATATTTATTGTATCGCTGTAACATTAGTATTCTGAATTCACTCGCCAAGCTTTCCTGAAGGCTCAAAGGGCAGTGTTTACTGAAAAACAAtcaagattttcttctatttatgACCTGTCCTGTAGCCACACAATACTGATTCAAGATATTAGCGAGGTTCTGGCATTCCTTAATGTTAGCTTCTAGGAAGAAAACAGAATCATCAGCGAAAAAAAAGTGGGATAGAGTTGGACACCACCTATTAAATTTAATACCTTTAAGATGTCCCATGTCCACTGCTTGGTTAATAAAGGTTGATAACACATTTGCCATCAAGATAAAAATATATGGAGAGAGTGGATCACTTTGTCGAAGACCTCTTGATGGCtgaaaataatcaagttgaTCGCCATTGAATTGAACACTAAAAGAAGTTGTTGTGATGCATTGCATCACCAACTGAACCCATCTTTGATGGAACCCCATTTTAAGCAAATAATCTtgaaggaaatcccattcaaatTTATCATACGCCTTTTGCATGTCGGTCTTGAGAAGTACATTgaactttctctttctctttcttactTTAAATTGGTGAAGCATCTCCTGGACAATCATtatattgtcttgaatctgtctGCTGTCTGTCACTCACAAATGCAGCCTGTTCTATGGAGATCAGATTAGGTAGCCAAGGTTTCAGTCGATTGGCGATGacctttgaaataattttataggCATAGGTGCAAAGGCTTATTGGCCGATATTGATCAAGTCTTTCTGGGTGATTGACTTTGGGGATCAAAGCAATGATGTTCCTGTTTAGATTGCGAGGCATCACACATGAGCTAAAAACATCTCGCACTGATTTAACAACATCATCCTTAATAATATCCCAGTGTGTCTGAAAGAATAACCCATTCAAACCATTAGGACTTGGGGCCTTTGTTGTCCCCAATTGGAAAGTTGCCTGGCGGACCTCCTCATCAGTAACTAAAGTCATCAActtatcattcattttttgaagaaacaacTTGAGGGCATTGATCTAAAATTGGGCCATAGTCACGATAACCAACTGTAGTATATAAAGTGGAAAAGAAACTGGACGTCATCTCCCTTAAGGTTGCAGGGTCCCTCACCCAATTCTAATCATTGTCTTATAACATACAGATTTGTTTCTTTGCCTTCTTTGTAATGTGCTGGCGTGAAAAAACTTTGTATTCTTGTCGCCCCATCGTAGCCAATTTATTCTAGAATGCATAGCCAAGAACTGTTCTTCTTGTTGCCATATTCGCCTAATT
Protein-coding regions in this window:
- the LOC104446713 gene encoding LOW QUALITY PROTEIN: aquaporin NIP1-1 (The sequence of the model RefSeq protein was modified relative to this genomic sequence to represent the inferred CDS: substituted 1 base at 1 genomic stop codon), with translation MADQTSGSNGDGEVVLEIRDNSRIKQEIKCMMFSFPFIQKLIAEVFGTYFLIFAGCGSVAVNLDNEKVVTLPGISMVWGLAVMVLVYSVGHISGAHFNPAVTIAFATCRRFPWNEVLPYITAQVIGSTLACGTLRLLFTGKLNHFVGTQPAGSDVQAFVFEFIITFYLMFIVSGVGTDNRAIGEFAGLAVGATVLLNVLFAGPITGASMNPARSLGPAIVSHHYAKLWIYIVAPIVGAISGAWVYNLMRFTDKPIREITGSFLRSSAXTPSLFDSTLKLQDLHHMNSLDDSVSSGRSAPSPGILPSEPESMTSQWGSRELHHLQNLSNAWWSFGLFLAIVFWLWVCFSDLE